CCAGAATTAACCCGGAAAATCCTAATGAATACAAATTTATTAAAAATAAGTTATCCTGCGGATCTAACAATTGGGCGCATAATTTAATTAATTCATTGAGTTCATCTTCTAGTTGCCATTTTTCGCCGTTAGGTCCGCGGCCATAAGCCGGCGGGTCCAAAATTAAGCCTTGATAAACATTGCCGCGTTTTACTTCGCGCCGCACAAATTTCATAGCGTCTTCTACAATCCACCGGATTTGATTTAAGTTACTGGCTTCCATGTTTTCGCGCGCCCAGTAGTTCACCTGTTTTACCGAATCGAGGTGGGTTACATCGGCGCCGGCCGCTTTGGCGGCCAGAGAGGCGGCCCCGGTATAAGCAAATAAATTTAAAATTTTAGGCGATTGGGTGTTAAGCTGCCGGGTAGCGTTATAAATAAACTGCCAGTTAGGGTCTTGTTCCGGGAATAAACCCACATGTTTAAAAGAAGATAAACCTAACCGGAACCGTAATTTCATTTGCTGGTATTCGTAATTAATAAACCACTGCTCGGCCATGCCTTTCCGTAGCTGCCACTGCCCTTTTTCGGAACTGCCTTTTTCGCGCTTAAAGATAGCTTGTGCGCGCTTGTCCCATTCCGAAGCCGGCAAATTTTTATCCCAAATGGCCTGCGGTTCAGGTCGCGCCAGGTAATAATCGCCAAACCGCTCCAGTTTTTCAAAATTTCCGGAATCTACCAGCTCGTAGTCGGACCAGTTAGAAGTAGTTAAAAAAGAATACATGCTTGTAAATAAATACTTAATTTTTTAGTTAGGGGCAGCTTACAGTGTTTAAATTTTTTAAAATTTACTTTTTCTGCGTTAGTTTTTGTTGTTAGCCTTAACCTAGTTACCCTGGTAGCAAACGGCAAATACATTGTAACCCGGAAGGCAAAATTAGTAATTATCGGGTAAGACTAAATTTTAAAAATGCAAGTTGCTCTGGAGCTAAACTATTTAATTTAACCTGTGTTTTTACCTAACTTAGCTCTTGTTTTTAAAATTTCATTACTATTCCTCACCGGAAAAGAATAAACTTGCAGTAGAATTTACCTGAACCATGAACGTAACTTTTTATAAATACCAAGGCACCGGCAACGATTTTATCATGATTGATAATCGGGAATTGTTTTTTGAAGCAGATAATTACGCTTTAGTTGCCAAGCTTTGTGAACGCCGGATGGGTATTGGCGCCGATGGTTTAATTTTACTGCAAAACCGCGAAGGTTACGATTTTGAAATGGTATATTATAATGCCGATGGCCGCCCAGGTTCTATGTGCGGCAATGGCGGCCGCTGCACCGTACAATTTGCGCGGCAGTTAGGGGTTATTACCAATCAAGCTTTTTTTCTGGCAGCCGACGGCGACCATTATGCCAGCATCGATGAGAAAGGCCTGGTTTCTTTAAAAATGAACGATGTAAACCACATTGAAACTGGTGCTGACTACTATTATTTAAATACCGGCTCGCCGCACTACGTACA
The sequence above is a segment of the Adhaeribacter swui genome. Coding sequences within it:
- a CDS encoding class I SAM-dependent methyltransferase encodes the protein MYSFLTTSNWSDYELVDSGNFEKLERFGDYYLARPEPQAIWDKNLPASEWDKRAQAIFKREKGSSEKGQWQLRKGMAEQWFINYEYQQMKLRFRLGLSSFKHVGLFPEQDPNWQFIYNATRQLNTQSPKILNLFAYTGAASLAAKAAGADVTHLDSVKQVNYWARENMEASNLNQIRWIVEDAMKFVRREVKRGNVYQGLILDPPAYGRGPNGEKWQLEDELNELIKLCAQLLDPQDNLFLINLYSLGFSGLILENLITHNFQKHAKKQQEVGEIYLQDQGQRKLPLGTFYRFSTVLYNKIETK
- the dapF gene encoding diaminopimelate epimerase; the protein is MNVTFYKYQGTGNDFIMIDNRELFFEADNYALVAKLCERRMGIGADGLILLQNREGYDFEMVYYNADGRPGSMCGNGGRCTVQFARQLGVITNQAFFLAADGDHYASIDEKGLVSLKMNDVNHIETGADYYYLNTGSPHYVQFVDALEQFNVFAEGQNIRYNDRFKTEGTNVNFAQLPSEPQLFVRTYERGVEDETFSCGTGVTATALAASFKGATSPVAIRTLGGNLQVSFEPTATGFTNIYLIGPALPVFTGTIQV